The following are encoded together in the Hydractinia symbiolongicarpus strain clone_291-10 chromosome 14, HSymV2.1, whole genome shotgun sequence genome:
- the LOC130625958 gene encoding trichohyalin-like isoform X1: MSGIKKLFGGKKKSGNDRGAKGSRESFRSSTGSLPGLSKSSSSLNLAASVESLNGYNLKEKDLSKYLKASWTGDLAKLKQIASKKVNWNECDKEKRSALHLACAKGFEEVVDFLASHGVNVNAKDSEGKTPLSKACESNSTKCVEILLRNGAESNVFDVNHVSPIHVAAALGNVDIGIQLADHDAKLDTKDQNQITPLHLCCGLGNKDFVDFLISEYVGLDCLDSQKRTPLMMACIDGHMDIVEALLDGKADTSLLDKNGNTAEELASINNNVSISRFISEKSKPKSDPLSPIGSIHSPKSPAELFSPVAKSLNDMFSPSGSQTSQSNVFGGPAIDMGGPTFDKSEESRSEPLGDNSWGDSDSDSLTEKKPKGPSLSALMKQKETEAKKSPIKTAENVKASKSKELVDQPKPSTENKTQQKSPKVTQNLNSPTGSENSSPIANMKIQQQSTSKLPWQDNDFSDESESEWGDEGLEKQFAAGVMGKPQHEQLSKTTPASTAKSKENIKKDKETLPHVVPPPPPPDIDFSQASSDFDSSQPEETFSDLPLSGVNGANKIDEKLKKKAKDLFLSKQPKDDENAPDEEDTNWDSTDDEFSEGNNSPNVEKNLKSTQPDTKTSAQKNPASEAKKSLPNKPLSMTPDNDSDWDSESALPSEASEEVIPPQTPEPESEFEPSSSEEAEESDIDLEKLNSKKVENAPSPIGRQVGIFQTEVLTPRGNAENQDVVSDDSEDEIEKQMMGLVSSQKKNVENEQNEIAPRTSTKNVKEQLGLDLGSSVSSVSDPEGLDSNAPAKLDDINNNNLATKQLTEGASKISTGISDDVSTETESEWEVEKRKQREANNGMSDPYEVKKEITDELQDEMLEDDKLEKEKDQQRIDDYEAKRKAHEDRLAAEIAEELRKEMLDENDNVDDLEFDSSSDFSFSQGGGELMDLPDNQNEASLSNDDDGEAELLKQMESKENEYHQEKEKKENQMKRKEKDEGIKTKLQDILERAKSPQSPNKVSELLNEKEADLFKRHEDADNREKEVAKREEENAARVRELENKNKEFQRLEEERMKQIREEEERLNRLKLEQELLKEKEQQLREAEIKKEQLAKETEERQRALQLEEEQRLRKLEEEERLHKERLAKEEEERLKVILQKEKQAREEHERNERLRKEELEKKEEEKRITFEKEKEERLLALEKEEEARKTKLRKIEEEKKLQLQQEEEDRRLALQKEEQEKMSALEKEELLRRENLLKEEEDRRKALQEEEHKRLRALSNEERERRKKIEDKETELSQELLRKKEELKRLQEQETKRIEILAQREAELKSIEQATENKRKMLEEQLLKDQELSRLKLEMEEQKRLEEIEILAKEKEREVEGRLSRMEQERKKKLEEEESRITERLQEQSSLNASLNDIKVERDRWYEELQAEKLKMKNELENELMEEGRKRKRKLSDEERKFREELEKERQEKLIELSNKSAEEQQNLQVEFEKAQKEKEEKFEREFKEREKELLKKLEEDECSRLKLFEDQVRLKEHENEERLKKFEENKRKELEEQRREFLKKIEEETAKNQKNYKEMEKKNRDTYQKKFHELERESRLKEQQLELQIAELRQKQRELSTKEKNTKKKVLTAIPAEEVIVAAVQVEIEQATPGMDMFDDREQENEEDNLRNGNNESKNDLAERLLHSQQQREIAKKKIANIEGRNKKSVDDGNNYANTPISPIKQSPLRYMKGTSTPLGGSQMLDGTFIDNLEEQLFDARRQIDMYRQKTIVQERLKKEMEYDLEEMHRTIDILNQSNNEKDRSHVDVDLELRSVKYKLEQESESKNMAERLCKQLKDQLARSEKKLTRETESRQNFELSNRKLEAELKAREQHILKLQSDLNEVQLVLDTEKQSRCLQQKLYEEQLHQHELILQEAQRTSHDHAKAVSKLEALDETCRNTQTTSDAMKIELAKAKGELSRVLSQLSDHRSQSDEEIKKLRNKLEEKTEALTAAEKNLFQLQLQLQNEKSHKHANEERMTSTLESETNLKKRLEEEIASLKSQLSNSNREIDRIVESKATTDKDMLLLKEKHASEVHQLQKDLNDAKEQLKTSEEKLSSTEAQVSMLTAQLQSTGLALAERKGEVVTAQNNVKETNSYVQQLEENFRNEKLLSHKLETKLEGTNERVTMLQRELDKVEKELTFTKEQFALKDKSASEKQEAVNAYILNVKEDFNKEKTELLLKNEQQNLRLEKLRTELVASEDKLKEKIDECKKLNENLVITRDDLNDANTEKNVLTKEREKVLSENMDLRKAVSGLHNEVKILEENKFEIEQHVHEMNSELEKSRHLTDETTKRLVYKSGEVENMRKATFDLQDNLKDLKNQNITAEADLREEKAKAEMLIQELRSANEARENLEALLSDVKGNNIALEEKLHSEALHRSHRQREAEEHKGLWESEVKSRSKLGLKVIEMEKLINNLRSDIEEEKRKTRRALDLKKGSDSKIELYEQRSLQHHKEVSALRNKLKQYQRKVKGYETGESRIPALHAEFDREREAINSNVTKLRRQLDQLSDRLSHEQEMRTNSEKLCRQQMKELTDYKTQDKVHAYEVEKLEKKCRELGNELEEQKKYFNKNYIPQEEIEEFKRALETKARLDLNKKLQEVNMHLEEQSLAREAFEKIRNEKESRARKSFEETVSDLKNELSMVRSTLHEGLAKRDTSEVEAKRYRELFEQERTAKDYLSEKLNLTNDRLSHERSRTNYLFDETINKSKVSKKLFDDELGDDRNRSLLSPRATSLLSDLHHQKLWSTPAALSPHKTAERDYLSLKRRNVLS, from the exons ATCTGCGCTACATCTAGCTTGTGCTAAGGGCTTTGAAGAAGTTGTTGATTTTCTTGCTAGCCATGGTGTAAATGTGAATGCCAAAGATTCTGAAGGAAAAACTCCATTGTCTAAG gCTTGTGAAAGCAATTCAACAAAATGTGTTGAAATTCTTTTAAGAAATGGTGCGGAAAGCAATGTGTTTGACGTGAATCATGTATCACCCATACATGTTGCAGCGGCTTTAGGAAATGTTGATATTGGAATTCAACTTGCTGATCATGACGCAAAATTGGATACAAAAGATCAG AATCAAATTACTCCACTCCATTTATGCTGTGGACTTGGAAATAaagattttgttgattttttgatATCAGAGTATGTTGGATTGGATTGTCTTGATAGCCAAAAAAG AACACCATTAATGATGGCGTGCATTGATGGGCATATGGATATTGTTGAAGCTTTGCTAGATGGCAAAGCTGACACATCTCTACTCGATAAAAATGGAAATACTGCAGAGGAGCTTGCGAGTATCAACAATAATGTTTC aatcTCTCGGTTCATTTCTGAAAAGTCAAAACCTAAAAGTGATCCTTTATCACCTATTGGTTCTATACATTCACCCAAATCTCCTGCAGAACTATTTTCGCCTGTAGCCAAATCTTTAAATGACATGTTTTCACCATCTGGTTCACAGACTTCACAAAGTAATGTGTTTGGTGGTCCAGCAATTGATATGGGAG GTCCCACATTTGACAAGTCTGAAGAAAG CCGATCAGAGCCACTTGGTGATAATTCATGGGGTGATTCTGATTCAGACTCTTTAACTGAAAAG AAACCTAAAGGTCCCAGTTTGTCTGCCTTgatgaaacaaaaagaaacagaagCTAAAAAAT CTCCAATAAAAACTGCTGAAAATGTCAAAGCGAGTAAATCTAAAGAGCTTGTGGATCAACCAAAACCGTCGACAGAgaacaaaacacaacaaaaatctcCTAAAGTTACACAAAATTTGAATTCGCCTACTGGTAGTGAAAATTCTTCTCCAATAGCAAACATGAAAATACAGCAACAGTCAACGTCGAAGCTACCATGGCAAGATAATGATTTTTCCGATGAAAGTGAGAGTGAG TGGGGAGATGAAGGATTGGAAAAACAGTTTGCGGCTGGTGTAATGGGAAAACCTCAACATGAGCAATTATCCAAGACG ACTCCAGCCTCGACAG ctaaaagtaaagaaaacatCAAGAAGGACAAAGAAACTCTCCCTCATGTTGTACCGCCACCGCCTCCCCCTGACATCGATTTCTCGCAAGCCTCCTCCGATTTTGACTCTTCACAGCCGGAAGAAACTTTTAGTGATCTCCCATTGAGTGGCGTGAATGGGGCAAACAAGATTGAtgagaaattaaaaaagaaagcgaAGGATTTGTTTCTGTCAAAACAACCGAAAGATGATGAGAATGCTCCAGATGAAGAGGATACGAATTGGGACAGTACAGATGACGAATTCTCTGAAGGGAATAATTCACCAAACGttgaaaaaaatcttaaaagcaCACAGCCCGACACCAAAACATCTGCTCAGAAAAACCCAGCTTCAGAAGCAAAAAAATCCCTACCAAATAAACCATTATCAATGACGCCAGACAACGATTCGGATTGGGACAGTGAGTCAGCTTTGCCATCAGAGGCTAGTGAAGAAGTTATACCACCGCAAACGCCTGAACCAGAAAGCGAATTCGAGCCTTCTTCAAGTGAAGAAGCAGAAGAATCAGATATAGATTTGGAGAAACTGAACAGCAAG AAAGTTGAAAATGCACCAAGTCCAATTGGAAGACAAGTAGGGATCTTTCAAACTGAAGTTTTAACACCAAGAGGTAATGCAGAGAATCAGGATGTTGTTAGTGATGATAGTGAAGATGAAATCGAAAAACAAATGATGGGCTTAGTATCTTCGCAAAAGAAGAATGTTGAAAATGAGCAAAATGAAATTGCACCAAGAA CttcaacaaaaaatgtaaaggaACAGCTTGGTTTGGATCTTGGTAGCTCTGTCAGTTCGGTGTCTGATCCGGAAGGTTTAG ATTCCAATGCACCCGCTAAACTTGATGACATCAACAATAATAACTTGGCAACAAAGCAGTTAACAGAAGGTGCTTCAAAGATCAGTACTGGAATTAGTGACGACGTGTCTACTGAAACTGAAAGCGAATGGGAAGTGGAAAAACGAAAGCAAAGAGAAGCCAATAACGGGATGTCAGATCCATATGAAGTTAAAAAAGAGATAACAGACGAGCTGCAAGATGAAATGTTGGAAGATGATAAACTCGAGAAAGAAAAAGATCAGCAACGCATAGATGATTATGAAGCGAAGCGAAAAGCTCATGAAGACAGACTGGCCGCGGAAATCGCTGAAGAACTGCGTAAGGAGATGCTCGACGAAAACGACAATGTGGACGATTTAGAATTCGATAGTTCGAGCGATTTCAGTTTTAGTCAAGGTGGTGGAGAACTTATGGATTTGCCTGATAATCAAAACGAGGCTAGCTTAAGTAACGATGACGATGGTGAAGCTGAGTTGTTGAAACAGATGGAGAGCAAGGAGAATGAGTACCatcaagagaaagaaaaaaaagaaaatcaaatgaaacgaaaagaGAAGGACGAGGGCATCAAAACAAAATTACAAGATATTTTGGAGAGAGCAAAATCTCCTCAGTCTCCGAACAAAGTGTCTGAGTTGCTCAACGAAAAggaggctgatttatttaagcGCCATGAAGATGCGGATAACCGCGAAAAGGAGGTCGCTAAGAGGGAGGAAGAAAATGCTGCACGGGTGAGAGAGctcgaaaataaaaataaagagttTCAGAGACTTGAGGAAGAGAGAATGAAACAGATTCGAGAAGAAGAAGAGCGACTTAACAGGTTAAAACTTGAGCAAGAACTTCTAAAAGAAAAGGAACAACAATTAAGggaagctgaaataaaaaaagagcaGCTCGCTAAAGAAACTGAAGAACGTCAACGAGCTCTTCAACTGGAAGAAGAGCAACGTTTGCGAAAATTGGAAGAAGAAGAGAGGCTGCATAAAGAAAGGTTGGCGAAGGAGGAAGAAGAAAGGCTGAAGGTTATtttgcaaaaagaaaaacaggcgCGAGAAGAACACGAACGAAATGAAAGATTAAGAAAGGAAGAgctagaaaaaaaagaagaagaaaaacgcATTACattcgaaaaagaaaaagaagaaaggttACTTGCGCTGGAAAAAGAAGAGGAGGCGAGGAAAACTAAGTTGAGAAAGATTGAAGAGGAGAAGAAACTTCAGTTGCAGCAGGAAGAAGAAGATAGACGACTCGCTCTGCAGAAAGAAGAGCAGGAAAAAATGAGCGCTCTTGAAAAAGAGGAGTTACTCAGGAGAGAAAACCTTTTAAAGGAAGAAGAAGATAGGAGGAAGGCGTTACAGGAGGAAGAACATAAACGGCTTCGAGCGCTGTCTAATGAAGAAcgagaaagaagaaagaaaattgAGGACAAAGAAACCGAATTGAGTCAGGAATTACTACGAAAGAAAGAAGAACTCAAGAGACTGCAAGAACAAGAAACTAAACGTATTGAAATATTAGCCCAACGTGAAGCAGAGTTAAAGAGTATCGAACAAGCTACTGAGAATAAAAGGAAAATGTTGGAGGAGCAACTTTTAAAAGATCAGGAATTATCCAGACTTAAATTAGAAATGgaagaacagaaacgccttgAGGAGATCGAGATTTTGGCTAAGGAAAAAGAACGAGAAGTGGAGGGTAGGTTAAGTAGAATGGAGCAGGAACGGAAGAAGAAGCTGGAAGAAGAAGAGAGTAGAATAACTGAACGTTTGCAAGAACAGTCGTCACTTAATGCTAGTCTGAATGATATAAAAGTAGAGAGAGACCGGTGGTATGAGGAGTTGCAAGCAGAAAAATTGAAGATGAAAAACGAGCTTGAAAACGAGCTGATGGAAGAAGGACGCAAACGAAAAAGAAAGTTGAGTGACGAGGAAAGAAAGTTTCGCGAAGAGCTTGAAAAAGAACGCCAAGAGAAATTGATCGAGTTGTCAAATAAAAGCGCGGAAGAACAACAAAATTTGCAGGTTGAGTTCGAGAAAGCACAGAAGGAGAAAGAGGAGAAATTTGAGAGGGAGttcaaagagagagaaaaagaacttttaaaaaagctaGAGGAGGACGAATGCAGCCGTTTGAAACTATTCGAAGACCAAGTAAGGCTTAAAGAACATGAGAATGAAGAAAGATTGAAGAAATTCGaggaaaataaaagaaaggAGCTGGAGGAACAAAGGCgtgaatttttgaaaaagataGAGGAGGAAACAGCTAAGaatcagaaaaattataaagaaaTGGAGAAAAAGAATCGCGATACATACCAAAAAAA ATTTCATGAATTGGAAAGAGAGTCTCGTCTAAAAGAACAACAACTCGAACTTCAAATTGCTGAACTTCGCCAGAAACAAAGGGAGCTGTCGACAAAGGAGAAAAACACGAAGAAAAAAG tGTTGACCGCTATACCAGCTGAAGAGGTAATCGTGGCGGCTGTACAAGTGGAGATTGAGCAAGCAACACCTGGTATGGACATGTTTGATGACAGAGAACAGGAGAATGaagaagataatttaagaaatggaaataatgaaag CAAAAATGATTTGGCAGAAAGATTGCTTCACTCCCAACAACAACGAGAAATtgctaaaaagaaaattgcGAATATCGAAGGTCGTAACAAGAAAAG TGTTGACGATGGCAATAATTACGCAAATACTCCAATAtca CCAATCAAACAAAGTCCATTACGCTATATGAAAGGTACCTCGACACCGCTTGGTGGAAGTCAAATGCTTG ATGGAACATTCATTGATAATTTGGAAGAGCAGCTTTTTGATGCTAGACGTCAAATTGATATGTATCGTCAAAAAACAATCGTTCAGGAACGCTTGAAGAAAGAAATGGAATATGATTTAGAAGAAATGCACAG AACGATTGATATCTTAAACCAATCTAACAACGAGAAGGATAGATCGCATGTGGATGTTGATTTGGAATTGCGAAGTGTAAAATACAAACTGGAACAAGAAAGTGAAAGCAAGAACATGGCGGAAAGGCTGTGTAAACAATTAAAAGACCAACTGGCAAGATCAGAGAAGAAGCTGACAAG AGAGACGGAGTCAAGACAAAATTTTGAACTTTCCAACCGTAAACTTGAAGCTGAGCTAAAAGCACGGGAACAGCACATACTCAAATTACAATCTGATCTTAATGAAGTGCAGTTGGTGTTGGATACAGAGAAGCAATCACGCTGTTTGCAG CAAAAATTATACGAAGAACAACTACACCAACACGAACTAATTCTCCAAGAAGCTCAGCGCACTTCACACGACCATGCCAAAGCTGTATCCAAGCTGGAAGCACTGGATGAAACTTGTCGTAATACGCAAACAACATCAGATGCAATGAAAATAGAACTCGCCAAAGCCAAG GGAGAATTGTCTCGAGTTTTATCTCAGTTATCCGATCACCGTTCCCAGTCTGATGAAGAAATCAAGAAGCTACGAAATAAATTGGAAGAAAAGACTGAAGCATTG ACTGCTGCAGAGAAAAATTTGTTTCAACTTCAACTGCAACTACAAAATGAGAAATCACACAAGCATGCTAACGAAGAAAGAATGACATCAACGTTGGAGAGTGAAACGAATTTGAAGAAACGTTTAGAAGAAGAG ATTGCTTCATTAAAATCTCAACTCAGCAATTCTAATCGCGAAATTGACCGAATCGTCGAGAGTAAAGCAACAACAGACAAAGATATGCTGCTACTGAAAGAAAAACACGCATCTGAGGTGCACCAATTGCAAAAAGATTTGAACGACGCGAAAGAACAGTTAAAG ACATCAGAAGAGAAACTGTCGTCCACCGAAGCACAAGTTAGCATGCTTACTGCACAA ttgCAAAGCACAGGCCTGGCTCTTGCGGAAAGAAAAGGAGAAGTGGTTACAGCGCAAAATAATGTTAAAGAAACCAATAGTTATGTTCAACAATTAGAAGAAAACTTTCGAAATGAAAAA CTTTTATCACATAAATTGGAGACAAAATTGGAAGGTACTAATGAAAG ggtGACCATGCTTCAAAGGGAGTTGGATAAAGTAGAAAAGGAATTGACGTTTACGAAAGAACAGTTCGCGTTGAAAGATAAAAGTGCCAGTGAGAAGCAG GAAGCAGTTAATGCGTACATACTGAACGTGAAAGAAGATTTTAACAAG GAAAAGACAGAATTACTGTTGAAGAACGAACAACAAAACTTACGTCTTGAAAAACTACGGACTGAACTTGTGGCGAGTGAAGACAAGTTAAAGGAGAAAATTGACGAGTGTAAAAAACTGAACGAG AATTTGGTGATTACGAGAGACGATTTGAATGATGCTAATACtgaaaaaaacgttttaacCAAG gagAGGGAAAAAGTATTATCTGAGAACATGGATCTAAGAAAAGCAGTTTCTGGATTACATAATGAG GTGAAAATTCTcgaagaaaataaatttgaaattgAACAACATGTACATGAAATGAACTCAGAATTAGAAAAATCGAGACATTTAACAGACGAGACTACTAAACGTCTTGTATACAAATCTGGCGAAGTGGAAAATATGAGAAAAGCAACC TTCGACTTacaagataatttaaaagacctgaaaaatcaaaatataacGGCAGAGGCCGATCTTCGTGAAGAAAAAGCGAAAGCTGAAATGCTGATACAAGAACTTCGATCCGCGAACGAG GCTCGTGAAAATTTAGAAGCATTGTTATCAGACGTGAAGGGAAACAACATAGCGCTGGAAGAGAAGCTACATTCAGAAGCGCTGCATAGATCACATCGACAGAGAGAAGCGGAAGAACACAAAGGATTATGGGAATCAGAAGTGAAATCAAGATCTAAACTTGGGCTAAAG GTTATTGAAATGGAGAAATTAATCAACAACTTGAGAAGCGATATCGAAGAG GAGAAACGCAAAACAAGAAGAGCTTTGGATTTAAAGAAGGGATCAGACAGCAAAATTGAGTTATATGAACAAAG ATCATTACAACACCACAAAGAAGTTTCTGCATTGAGAAATAAGTTAAAGCAGTACCAACGAAAAGTGAAG GGGTATGAAACTGGAGAATCTCGTATTCCTGCCCTTCATGCCGAATTTGATCGAGAACGTGAAGCAATAAATTCGAATGTTACTAAATTACGACGTCAG TTGGACCAATTATCAGATCGATTGAGTCATGAGCAGGAGATGAGAACGAATTCTGAAAAGCTATGTCGGCAACAAATGAAAG AATTAACTGACTACAAAACACAAGATAAG GTTCACGCGTATGAAGTGGAGAAGTTGGAAAAGAAATGTCGCGAATTAGGAAACGAGCtggaagaacaaaagaaatattttaacaagAATTACATCCCCCAAGAAGAAATTGAAGAGTTTAAACGCGCTTTGGAAACGAAG gcgCGACttgatttgaataaaaaattacagGAAGTGAACATGCATCTTGAAGAACAA TCTCTCGCTCGTGAAGCTTTCGAGAAAATACGAAACGAAAAGGAGTCCAGAGCTCGTAAATCTTTCGAAGAAACGGTTTCGGATCTAAAG AATGAATTAAGCATGGTGCGTTCAACTTTGCACGAAGGTTTGGCAAAGCGAGACACATCTGAGGTTGAGGCAAAAAGATATAGA GAGTTATTTGAACAAGAACGAACTGCAAAAGATTATCTCTCGGAAAAACTAAACCTGACAAATGATCGTCTAAG TCATGAACGAAGTCGAACAAATTACTTATTTGACGAAACCATAAACAAATCAAAAGTTTCCAAAAAG TTATTCGACGATGAGTTGGGAGATGATAGAAACCGATCGCTGCTCTCACCTCGAGCCACAA gtttacTTAGCGATTTACATCACCAAAAGTTGTGGAGCACGCCTGCGGCTTTGTCGCCTCACAAAACAGCTGAAAGAGATTACCTATCGCTCAAACGACGGAATGTGCTAAGCTGA